The following are encoded in a window of Halosolutus halophilus genomic DNA:
- a CDS encoding DUF4177 domain-containing protein, with translation MSESEANRWEYETLRPPRDETQKEAEDPNAELNQLGAEGWEFVETIDYEGGGTKYLVFKRPAQSSEPV, from the coding sequence ATGTCCGAATCAGAAGCAAATCGCTGGGAGTACGAGACGCTTCGCCCACCGCGTGATGAGACCCAAAAAGAAGCAGAGGATCCGAATGCAGAGTTGAATCAACTCGGTGCAGAGGGCTGGGAGTTTGTGGAGACGATCGACTACGAGGGAGGCGGCACCAAGTACCTCGTTTTCAAGCGACCTGCCCAATCGAGTGAGCCAGTATGA
- a CDS encoding Lrp/AsnC family transcriptional regulator, with translation MDDTQIDDVDRSILHQLQLNARQTDTEIAEKVDVTSTTVRNRLDKLEDGGVIRGYHPEINYEEAGYPLHAMFVCTVNPNELESLAEQILDIRGVVTTRDLLGGERNIHVEVVAGAVREIEEIRNELAELGMTINSSEIISETQVQSWDHFYPRTGPDARQDDDTDDGSVTDQG, from the coding sequence ATGGACGACACTCAAATCGACGATGTGGACCGGAGCATCCTGCACCAACTCCAACTCAACGCTCGCCAGACCGATACGGAGATCGCCGAGAAGGTGGATGTGACCTCCACGACGGTCCGAAATCGCCTCGACAAACTCGAAGACGGAGGCGTGATCCGGGGCTATCATCCCGAGATCAACTACGAGGAAGCGGGCTACCCCCTCCACGCCATGTTCGTCTGCACGGTCAATCCGAATGAGTTGGAATCGCTAGCCGAACAGATCCTCGACATTCGCGGTGTGGTGACCACCCGGGATTTGCTTGGGGGCGAACGGAATATCCACGTCGAGGTCGTCGCCGGCGCGGTCAGGGAGATCGAAGAGATCCGCAACGAACTGGCGGAGTTGGGCATGACGATCAACAGCTCCGAGATTATCTCTGAGACGCAGGTCCAGTCATGGGACCACTTCTATCCACGGACGGGCCCCGACGCGCGCCAAGACGACGACACCGACGATGGGTCGGTCACCGATCAAGGATAG
- a CDS encoding DUF2270 domain-containing protein — protein sequence MTDSGSDEFDPTAPDHREIGRKMVDDSTGLGSVMAHAYRGEIDRVGTWRQRLDETTKWAVTLMAAILTWAFSSTDNPHYILLIGIVVVTIFLGIEARRYRDYDVFRSRARVIQENLFANALDPSQGTESHDWRAELSRDYRRPTLKVSFHEALANRLRRVYLALLSVLLVAWVSRITAFAPRQDWLTTAGIARIPGIAVVAIVGVFYVVLLGVTFWPHERHAKGEFREGDPDDWKENQ from the coding sequence ATGACCGATTCGGGTAGCGACGAGTTCGACCCAACAGCACCAGATCACCGGGAGATCGGCCGCAAAATGGTTGACGACAGTACGGGACTCGGTTCGGTGATGGCCCACGCCTATCGCGGAGAGATAGACCGAGTGGGGACGTGGCGGCAGCGCCTCGACGAGACGACGAAGTGGGCGGTGACGCTGATGGCAGCAATCTTGACGTGGGCGTTTTCGAGTACCGATAACCCACACTATATCTTGCTGATCGGGATCGTTGTCGTCACCATCTTTCTGGGCATCGAAGCACGGCGGTACCGGGACTACGATGTCTTTCGCTCTCGTGCTCGAGTCATCCAAGAGAACCTGTTCGCAAACGCCCTCGATCCGTCCCAAGGCACTGAAAGTCACGACTGGCGAGCAGAACTGAGCAGGGACTATCGCAGGCCGACGCTGAAAGTCTCGTTCCACGAAGCACTCGCAAACCGGCTCCGGCGTGTGTACCTTGCTCTGCTCAGTGTTCTATTGGTCGCGTGGGTCTCCAGGATTACAGCGTTCGCGCCGCGCCAAGACTGGCTGACAACCGCTGGAATCGCCCGTATCCCCGGGATTGCTGTGGTTGCCATTGTGGGTGTGTTCTACGTCGTACTGCTGGGCGTCACCTTCTGGCCCCACGAGCGCCATGCCAAGGGAGAATTCCGTGAAGGGGACCCGGACGACTGGAAAGAGAACCAATAA